The following proteins come from a genomic window of Halomarina ordinaria:
- a CDS encoding DsrE family protein, translating to MKGRYAHVGIVLETDDPERVWNAFRLANTALDAEHTVEVFLLGDAVEAPDLEHETFNPHGVMRKYTRDGGELLACGTCLDSRDLDEDDLRPRATMGDYLRIVEDAEKVLTIG from the coding sequence GTGAAGGGCCGGTATGCACACGTCGGAATCGTCCTGGAGACCGACGACCCCGAGCGCGTCTGGAACGCGTTTCGGCTCGCGAACACGGCACTCGATGCGGAGCACACGGTCGAGGTCTTCCTCCTCGGTGACGCTGTCGAGGCACCGGACCTCGAACACGAGACGTTCAACCCGCACGGTGTGATGCGCAAGTACACTCGAGACGGCGGCGAGCTCCTCGCCTGTGGGACGTGTCTCGACTCCCGCGACCTCGACGAGGACGACCTCCGGCCCCGTGCGACGATGGGCGACTACCTGCGAATCGTCGAGGACGCCGAGAAGGTGCTCACGATCGGGTAG
- a CDS encoding helix-turn-helix domain-containing protein — MSLYEASIRVKHECPYREISERHPDLTIREWPLSDCQVLEITSETTPTDDLLDEISQLGTVLHESENDDGYHVVTQSCLCSLEETIVDRFEEHNCLYQSPTIYRQGWEHYTVVAFDEEDVRELLRDLRSDREIELLSKTSLSETQIPHTMLAPVDRLFETLTDRQLAALQLALECGYYEHPRQTSIRDLADRTAVARSTYEEHLRKAENKLLTNAGQFLRLVTATSTADPLRVRETRRAGRVAD, encoded by the coding sequence ATGAGTCTGTACGAGGCCTCGATTCGGGTCAAACACGAGTGCCCGTACCGAGAAATCTCTGAGCGCCACCCGGACCTGACGATACGGGAGTGGCCGCTGAGCGACTGCCAGGTGCTCGAAATCACCTCCGAGACGACGCCGACCGACGACCTGCTCGACGAGATCAGCCAGCTCGGAACCGTTCTACACGAATCGGAGAACGACGACGGCTATCACGTCGTCACGCAGTCCTGTCTCTGCTCGCTCGAGGAGACCATCGTCGACCGCTTCGAGGAACACAACTGTCTGTACCAGTCCCCGACGATCTACCGCCAGGGCTGGGAACACTACACGGTGGTCGCGTTCGACGAGGAGGACGTCCGGGAACTGCTCCGCGACCTGCGCTCCGACAGGGAGATCGAGCTCCTCTCGAAGACCTCGCTCTCGGAGACGCAGATTCCCCACACGATGCTGGCCCCGGTCGACCGACTGTTCGAGACGCTCACGGACCGGCAGCTGGCGGCGTTGCAGTTGGCGCTGGAGTGCGGGTACTACGAGCACCCCCGGCAGACGTCCATCCGTGACCTGGCCGACCGGACGGCCGTCGCTCGCTCGACGTACGAAGAACACCTCCGGAAGGCGGAGAACAAACTCCTCACGAACGCGGGGCAGTTCTTGCGGCTGGTCACCGCGACGTCGACGGCGGACCCGTTACGGGTCCGGGAGACGCGACGGGCGGGACGGGTCGCCGACTAG
- a CDS encoding rhodanese-like domain-containing protein encodes MQEITPEELSDRLRNGDDGPVVLDIRHGADFEDGQLPGSIDVDVYDQSTDGPLRC; translated from the coding sequence ATGCAGGAGATCACGCCGGAAGAACTCAGCGACCGATTGCGAAACGGTGATGACGGGCCGGTCGTCCTCGATATTCGCCACGGAGCGGATTTCGAGGACGGGCAGCTCCCGGGCAGCATCGACGTGGATGTCTACGACCAATCGACTGACGGCCCACTGCGCTGCTAA
- a CDS encoding MFS transporter, producing the protein MNTGTEIKQGIREHLGQFSLHVLLVFATGLTIGSERTVVPVLGEEVLGVESFLVIGSFVVSFGIVKSILNLYAGKWGEEYGRKPVLVAGWATALPLPLVLIFAPSWGWITVGNILLGINQALTWSMAINAKIDLAGPEQRGLAVGIDESFGYTGVAVGAWITGVVAGQWSLRPEPFYFLAIVVVLAFLVSIFLIKETVQYAQAEGDDDHHDANLPFDEVVKRATYGDKTLFAAAQAGHIENFVDTLFWIAVPLYLVSQGLGIAAVGVVVGVHSAMYFLQIATGGLADRIGRRPPVVWGMFLAGVGVLGMVLVEGYLAWAVLAALSGLGMALLYPNLMTVPSDAAHPTWRSAGMGVYRMWRDSGYAVGAILIGLSMEFVNPEAAFYMTALLMFASGAVVYVWMEETHPDFGTHEPPAPVAESPTRAVSED; encoded by the coding sequence ATGAATACGGGTACTGAAATCAAACAAGGAATCCGCGAGCACCTCGGACAGTTCTCACTCCACGTCCTGCTGGTGTTCGCCACTGGCCTGACCATCGGGTCCGAACGGACCGTCGTCCCCGTTCTGGGCGAAGAGGTACTCGGCGTCGAGTCGTTCCTGGTTATCGGTTCGTTCGTCGTCTCGTTCGGAATCGTGAAGTCGATTCTCAATCTCTACGCTGGCAAATGGGGCGAGGAGTACGGCCGCAAGCCAGTGCTCGTCGCCGGGTGGGCGACAGCACTCCCCCTGCCGCTCGTCCTCATCTTCGCTCCGAGTTGGGGCTGGATCACCGTCGGGAATATCCTGCTGGGTATCAACCAGGCATTGACGTGGAGTATGGCGATCAACGCGAAGATCGACCTCGCAGGACCCGAGCAGCGTGGCCTTGCGGTCGGTATCGACGAGTCGTTCGGCTACACTGGCGTTGCCGTCGGGGCATGGATTACAGGCGTTGTCGCCGGTCAGTGGAGCCTCCGGCCGGAGCCGTTCTACTTCCTCGCCATCGTCGTCGTGCTGGCGTTCCTCGTCTCCATCTTCCTGATCAAGGAAACTGTCCAGTACGCCCAAGCAGAGGGAGACGACGACCACCACGACGCAAACCTGCCGTTCGACGAGGTGGTGAAGCGAGCGACCTACGGTGACAAGACGCTGTTCGCTGCGGCTCAGGCCGGCCACATCGAGAACTTCGTGGATACGCTGTTCTGGATCGCCGTCCCGCTGTATCTGGTAAGCCAGGGTCTTGGTATTGCGGCGGTCGGTGTCGTCGTCGGTGTCCACAGCGCGATGTACTTCCTCCAGATCGCGACCGGTGGACTTGCTGACCGTATCGGTCGCCGGCCGCCCGTCGTCTGGGGCATGTTCCTCGCAGGTGTCGGCGTCCTTGGAATGGTACTCGTCGAGGGGTATCTCGCGTGGGCAGTCTTGGCCGCTCTCTCCGGCCTTGGCATGGCGTTACTGTATCCGAACCTGATGACGGTGCCGAGCGACGCCGCCCACCCGACCTGGCGGTCTGCAGGGATGGGAGTCTACCGGATGTGGCGCGACTCCGGCTATGCCGTCGGAGCCATCCTGATCGGGCTCTCGATGGAGTTCGTGAACCCCGAGGCCGCGTTCTACATGACCGCACTCCTGATGTTCGCCTCCGGTGCGGTCGTGTACGTCTGGATGGAGGAGACCCACCCCGACTTCGGGACCCACGAGCCACCAGCCCCGGTTGCCGAGTCACCGACCCGGGCGGTGTCCGAAGACTGA
- a CDS encoding serine/threonine-protein kinase RIO2, translating into MVQNVAAGFLELEPEDFYLLSGIEHGMRFSEWVDREKVAEFSRLDSEEVDYRLDRCEDRGYVERKTVHYQGFRLTFEGYDVLALRALTERDSIQAFGAPLGVGKESDVYEVRSYKPLALKFHREGYTNFREVRREREYTSENRHVSWFYTARKAAEREYEALETLYPDVRVPRPVDHNRHALVMEKLPGVELSKAGLDAGQVVGVLDLVLTELATAYREGYVHADMSEYNVFVDSDGVTIFDWPQAVPTDHENADEFLDRDVANLVRYFRRKYPQQVGEEDVSAIADAIRDDSFESVRACR; encoded by the coding sequence ATGGTGCAGAACGTCGCCGCGGGCTTCCTCGAACTCGAACCCGAGGACTTCTATCTCCTCTCGGGTATCGAGCACGGCATGCGGTTCAGCGAGTGGGTCGACCGCGAGAAGGTGGCGGAGTTCTCGCGGCTGGACAGCGAGGAGGTCGACTACCGGCTGGACCGCTGTGAGGACCGTGGGTACGTCGAGCGAAAGACCGTCCACTACCAGGGCTTTCGCCTCACGTTCGAGGGGTACGACGTGCTGGCGCTGCGCGCGCTCACCGAGCGCGACAGCATCCAGGCGTTCGGCGCGCCCCTCGGCGTCGGCAAGGAGAGCGACGTCTACGAGGTGCGCTCGTACAAGCCTCTCGCGCTGAAGTTCCACCGCGAGGGCTACACCAACTTCCGCGAGGTGCGCCGCGAGCGCGAGTACACCTCCGAGAACCGCCACGTCTCGTGGTTCTACACCGCGCGCAAGGCCGCCGAGCGGGAGTACGAGGCCCTGGAGACGCTCTACCCGGACGTGCGCGTCCCCCGGCCCGTCGACCACAACCGCCACGCCCTCGTGATGGAGAAGCTCCCCGGGGTCGAACTCTCGAAGGCCGGCCTCGACGCCGGACAGGTGGTCGGCGTCCTCGACCTCGTGCTGACGGAACTGGCGACGGCCTACCGCGAGGGCTACGTCCACGCCGACATGAGCGAGTACAACGTCTTCGTCGACAGCGACGGCGTGACGATCTTCGACTGGCCACAGGCCGTCCCGACGGACCACGAGAACGCCGACGAGTTCCTCGACCGCGACGTGGCGAACCTCGTCCGGTACTTCCGACGCAAGTACCCCCAGCAGGTCGGCGAGGAGGACGTCTCGGCCATCGCGGACGCCATCCGCGACGACTCGTTCGAGTCGGTGCGCGCGTGTCGATAA
- a CDS encoding ABC transporter ATP-binding protein: MRDLFARYARPELGLFVLGVVTSILGRGVSLVPPLVLGVAIDALFTDAGPYTLPLVPGAWIPNGAPAQLWFSVALVLGSLVVGGALTWVQGVSLSLFSNRIQHAVRVDAYRAMQDLDMAFFDDKQTGQVMAILNDDVRNLRMFLGTTVSGALQLLATVLGIAALLFYLNAQLAVVTLVGVPALGAFTVWFMRTIRPRYRALRASIGDLNTRIENNLAGMEVIKTSNAEAFENGRVRDASWENYLRTWAVAKLEYLYQPAMDLLAGLTFAVTFALGGYWLVVGPPPGFSGTLSPGELVTFLFMTQRFVEPLSGAGRIVNSYENARASGERIVDLVERPVTVRDGPDPVAPERITGRVEYDDVSFAYVPGRPVLADVNFVVEPGETVAFVGPTGAGKSTVAKLLLRLYDVDSGAVRVDGHDVRDLALDSLRSAVGYVGQDVFLFDGTVRENVAYGSFDATDEAVVAASRAAEAHEFVVDLPDGYDTRVGERGVKLSGGQRQRLAIARAILQDPAVLVLDEATSAVDTETERLIQRALDRLTAGRTTLAIAHRLSTVRGADLILVLDEGRVVERGAHEALLAAGGLYAHLWGVQAGEEASAFDSLLRTDGED; encoded by the coding sequence ATGCGCGACCTCTTCGCCCGCTACGCCCGGCCCGAGCTGGGGCTGTTCGTCCTCGGCGTCGTCACGAGCATCCTCGGACGCGGCGTGAGCCTCGTCCCGCCGCTGGTGCTCGGCGTCGCCATCGACGCCCTGTTCACCGACGCGGGTCCCTACACCCTCCCGCTCGTTCCGGGCGCGTGGATTCCGAACGGGGCGCCCGCACAGCTCTGGTTCTCCGTCGCGCTCGTCCTCGGGTCGCTCGTGGTCGGCGGCGCGCTCACCTGGGTCCAGGGGGTGAGCCTCTCGCTGTTCTCGAACCGCATCCAGCACGCCGTCCGCGTCGACGCCTACCGCGCGATGCAGGACCTCGACATGGCGTTCTTCGACGACAAACAGACCGGGCAGGTGATGGCTATCCTCAACGACGACGTCCGCAACCTGCGGATGTTCCTCGGGACGACCGTCAGCGGCGCGCTCCAACTGCTCGCCACGGTCCTCGGCATCGCCGCCCTCCTGTTCTACCTGAACGCGCAACTCGCCGTCGTCACCCTCGTCGGGGTGCCCGCGCTCGGGGCGTTCACCGTCTGGTTCATGCGCACCATCCGCCCGCGCTACCGCGCGCTCCGCGCGAGCATCGGCGACCTCAACACCCGCATCGAGAACAACCTCGCCGGGATGGAGGTCATCAAGACCTCGAACGCCGAGGCCTTCGAGAACGGCCGCGTGCGCGACGCCTCGTGGGAGAACTACCTCCGGACGTGGGCGGTCGCCAAACTGGAGTACCTCTACCAGCCCGCGATGGACCTGCTCGCGGGCCTCACCTTCGCCGTCACCTTCGCGCTCGGGGGGTACTGGCTCGTCGTCGGCCCGCCGCCCGGCTTCTCCGGCACGCTCTCGCCGGGCGAACTGGTCACCTTCCTGTTCATGACCCAGCGGTTCGTCGAACCGCTCTCCGGGGCGGGGCGCATCGTCAACTCCTACGAGAACGCCCGCGCGAGCGGCGAGCGCATCGTCGACCTCGTCGAACGCCCCGTCACGGTCCGCGACGGCCCCGACCCCGTCGCCCCGGAGCGAATCACGGGGCGCGTCGAGTACGACGACGTGAGCTTCGCCTACGTCCCCGGCCGGCCCGTCCTCGCGGACGTGAACTTCGTCGTCGAACCGGGCGAGACCGTCGCCTTCGTCGGCCCGACCGGCGCGGGGAAGTCCACCGTCGCGAAGCTCCTCCTGCGCCTCTACGACGTGGATAGCGGGGCGGTCCGCGTCGACGGCCACGACGTGCGTGACCTCGCCCTCGACAGCCTCCGCTCGGCGGTGGGGTACGTCGGGCAGGACGTCTTCCTCTTCGACGGGACGGTCCGCGAGAACGTCGCCTACGGGTCGTTCGACGCCACCGACGAGGCGGTCGTCGCGGCGTCGCGTGCCGCGGAAGCCCACGAGTTCGTCGTGGACCTCCCCGATGGGTACGACACTCGGGTCGGGGAACGAGGGGTGAAGCTCTCGGGGGGCCAGCGCCAGCGTCTCGCCATCGCCCGGGCTATCCTGCAGGACCCGGCGGTCCTGGTGCTGGACGAGGCGACGAGCGCCGTCGACACCGAGACGGAACGCCTCATCCAGCGGGCGCTCGACCGCCTCACCGCCGGTCGAACGACGCTCGCCATCGCCCACCGCCTCTCGACGGTCAGGGGAGCGGACCTCATCCTCGTGCTCGACGAGGGACGCGTGGTCGAGCGCGGCGCGCACGAGGCGTTGCTGGCCGCCGGGGGCCTCTACGCCCACCTCTGGGGCGTCCAGGCCGGCGAGGAGGCGAGCGCGTTCGACTCGCTGCTCCGTACCGACGGCGAGGACTGA